A single genomic interval of Aedes aegypti strain LVP_AGWG chromosome 1, AaegL5.0 Primary Assembly, whole genome shotgun sequence harbors:
- the LOC5569748 gene encoding LOW QUALITY PROTEIN: uncharacterized protein LOC5569748 (The sequence of the model RefSeq protein was modified relative to this genomic sequence to represent the inferred CDS: inserted 1 base in 1 codon), with protein METSLPITVFLHVLITGAQAKPTGGSCTLTDKDISDIKSAVQKASKAAVDDIELDPNLIDKCPMLAKXQVDQLKQNFEEQLNQIVKSRDIFEKQSGTEATKEHGEMLERMTALQVKVTELEQQIAKQTASMYEDMAELIFQRLQMNSTESVRSYTKHMMEEKLEELMNKLETNYRIYLGALRFLNHMNDQELIGKVFAGILKRLGDMKVDSDDIKENGRNLLVNLLCWTVNNEFLRKKYKERRVDLYRMALKFYPKTYERAANEADVRSRQFCEENFPADLITWFAVSWNDRG; from the exons ATGGAAACATCTCTTCCAATCACCGTTTTCCTTCATGTGCTGATTACAGGAGCCCAAGCCAAACCCACTGGAGGTTCATGTACTTTAACCGATAAAGACATTTCCGACATCAAAAGTGCCGTCCAAAAGGCGTCCAAGGCAGCCGTAGACGATATCGAGCTAGATCCAAACCTAATCGACAAATGTCCAATGTTGGCAA ATCAGGTCGATCAGCTGAAGCAGAACTTCGAGGAGCAGCTCAACCAAATCGTGAAGAGTCGCGACATCTTCGAGAAACAATCCGGTACGGAGGCGACGAAGGAGCATGGCGAGATGCTGGAGCGGATGACGGCGCTCCAGGTCAAGGTCACCGAGCTGGAACAGCAGATCGCCAAACAGACGGCGAGCATGTACGAGGACATGGCCGAGCTGATATTCCAGCGGCTGCAGATGAACAGTACCGAAAGCGTCCGAAGCTACACCAAGCACATGATGGAGGAGAAGTTGGAGGAGTTGATGAACAAACTGGAGACGAACTACCGGATCTACTTGGGGGCGTTGCGGTTCCTGAATCACATGAATGATCAGGAACTGATCGGTAAGGTATTCGCTGGGATTCTGAAGCGGCTGGGAGATATGAAGGTGGACAGTGATGACATCAAGGAGAACGGCAGGAACCTGCTGGTGAATCTTCTTTGCTGGACGGTGAACAACGAATTTTTGAGAAAGAAATATAAGGAGAGACGAGTCGATCTGTACAGGATGGCGCTCAAATTTTACCCAAAAACGTATGAAAGGGCAGCGAATGAGGCGGATGTTCGCAGCCGGCAGTTTTGCGAGGAAAATTTTCCGGCCGATTTGATAACGTGGTTTGCCGTGTCGTGGAATGATAGGGGTTGA